A window of the Janthinobacterium agaricidamnosum NBRC 102515 = DSM 9628 genome harbors these coding sequences:
- the serB gene encoding phosphoserine phosphatase SerB — protein sequence MNLVLQGLDGSAARLERIAALTAPTGTTRLGENALRCDGISYSPALRSTIEVAAHAAQLDATYMIGVRTLDEFKLVAMDMDSTLITIECIDEIADMQGLKAEVAAITEAAMRGELDFAASLAQRVALLEGLDASALQRVYDERLRLSMGAETMLAAVQAAGLKTLLVSGGFTFFTERLQQRLGLDYTHANQLEIIDGKLTGKVIGGIVDAEEKKRTVERVCREMGISPAQAIVMGDGANDLKMMGIAGLSVAFRAKPVVRAQADVALNFVGLDGILNLLS from the coding sequence ATGAACCTGGTCTTGCAGGGCCTGGACGGCAGCGCCGCGCGGCTCGAACGGATCGCCGCGCTGACCGCGCCGACCGGCACCACCAGGCTGGGCGAGAACGCCTTGCGCTGCGACGGCATCAGCTATTCGCCGGCGCTGCGCTCGACCATCGAAGTGGCGGCCCACGCGGCGCAGCTGGACGCCACCTACATGATCGGCGTGCGCACGCTGGATGAATTCAAGCTGGTCGCGATGGACATGGATTCGACGCTGATCACCATCGAATGCATCGATGAAATCGCCGACATGCAGGGCTTGAAGGCGGAAGTGGCGGCGATCACCGAAGCGGCGATGCGCGGCGAACTCGATTTCGCGGCCAGCCTGGCACAGCGCGTGGCGCTGCTCGAAGGTCTCGATGCATCGGCCTTGCAGCGCGTCTACGACGAGCGCCTGCGCTTGTCGATGGGCGCCGAAACCATGCTGGCCGCGGTCCAGGCGGCCGGCTTGAAAACGCTGCTGGTGTCGGGCGGTTTCACCTTCTTCACCGAGCGCCTGCAACAGCGGCTGGGCCTCGACTACACGCACGCCAACCAGCTCGAAATCATCGACGGCAAGCTGACCGGCAAAGTCATCGGCGGCATCGTCGACGCCGAGGAAAAGAAGCGCACCGTCGAGCGCGTGTGCCGCGAAATGGGGATTTCGCCGGCGCAGGCGATCGTCATGGGCGACGGCGCCAACGACTTGAAAATGATGGGCATCGCCGGCCTGTCGGTGGCGTTCCGCGCCAAGCCGGTGGTACGCGCCCAGGCCGACGTGGCGCTCAATTTCGTCGGACTGGACGGCATCCTCAACCTGCTGAGCTAA
- the mfd gene encoding transcription-repair coupling factor — MSFDLKKSFPKAGSRFVLPALYGSSDAHALAAAALELKSQGRMLAVIVASASDGQRLLDEIPWFAAGALRCHLLPDWETLPYDAFSPHQDLVSERLATLHEVQNRHCDVLIVPATTALVRLAPPSFLAAYTFFFKKGEKLDEARLKSQLTLAGYTHVSQVMSPGEYSVRGGLLDLFPMGSALPYRLDLFGDTIDTIRTFDADTQRSLYPVNQVRLLPGREFPMDEAARTTFRSRWREQFEGDPSRSVVYKDISSGIASAGIEYYLPLFFDDTATLFDYLPQDAALALVGDIDQAIRRFWVDTQSRYRFLKADRERPILAPEALFLSDEHFFALAKPFGRWAIAKDDQGMTSELSAPVPNIAVNRRADDPLANLRGYLLQPGRRVMICAESNGRRETLQQYFTEYQLDLAPVEGYEGFAHADARLMLGVAPLHAGFELFTPDGNLVFITETELYAGSGRRAGKKKQEGATQVESMVRDLSELKIGDPVVHINHGIGRYMGLTSMDLGEGETEFLHLEYAKDTKLYVPVSQLHVISRYSGASPEDAPLHSLGSGQWEKAKKKAADQVRDTAAELLNLYARRALRKGHSFDYSAHDYERFADSFGFDETPDQAEAINNVIKDMTSGKPMDRLVCGDVGFGKTEVALRAAFIAVMGGKQVAILAPTTLLAEQHAQTFADRFADWPVRIAELSRFRSGKEITQAFKGMADGTLDIVIGTHKLLSDDVKFTRLGLVIIDEEHRFGVRQKEALKALRAEVDVLTLTATPIPRTLGMALEGLRDFSIIATAPQKRLAIKTFVRSENESIIREACLRELKRGGQIYFLHNEVETIQNRMAMLTELLPEARIAVAHGQMHERDLEKVMRDFVAQRFNILLCTTIIETGIDVPTANTIIMHRADKFGLAQLHQLRGRVGRSHHQAYAYLLVHDVQGLSKLAQRRLDAIQQMEELGSGFYLAMHDLEIRGAGEVLGDNQSGEMHEIGFQLYSDMLNEAVRSLKNGKEPDLAAPLSSTTEINLHTPALLPADFCGDVHERLSIYKRLANCASQDRIDDIQEELIDRFGKLPDAVKALVETHRLRIAANTVGIVKIDAHGEAATLQFMPKPPIDPMRIIELIQKNRHIKLHGQDKLKITASMPDLAARVTQIKSAIRQLTA; from the coding sequence ATGTCATTTGACTTAAAAAAATCGTTTCCCAAAGCCGGCAGCCGGTTTGTCCTGCCGGCGCTGTACGGCTCGTCCGACGCCCATGCGCTGGCGGCCGCCGCGCTTGAACTGAAATCGCAGGGCCGGATGCTGGCCGTGATCGTCGCCAGCGCCAGCGACGGCCAGCGCCTGCTCGATGAAATCCCGTGGTTCGCGGCCGGCGCCTTGCGCTGCCACTTGCTGCCCGACTGGGAAACCCTGCCCTACGACGCTTTTTCGCCGCACCAGGACCTGGTCTCGGAACGCCTGGCGACGCTGCATGAAGTCCAGAACCGCCACTGCGACGTGCTGATCGTGCCGGCCACCACCGCGCTGGTGCGGCTGGCGCCGCCGTCGTTCCTGGCCGCCTACACCTTCTTTTTCAAGAAGGGCGAAAAGCTCGACGAAGCGCGCCTGAAGTCGCAGCTGACGCTGGCCGGCTACACCCATGTGTCGCAAGTGATGTCGCCCGGCGAATATTCGGTGCGCGGCGGCTTGCTCGACCTGTTCCCGATGGGGTCCGCGCTGCCGTACCGGCTCGACCTGTTCGGCGACACCATCGACACCATCCGTACCTTCGACGCCGACACCCAGCGCTCGCTGTACCCGGTCAACCAGGTGCGCCTGCTGCCGGGCCGCGAATTCCCGATGGATGAAGCGGCGCGCACCACCTTCCGCAGCCGTTGGCGCGAACAGTTCGAAGGCGATCCGTCGCGCTCGGTGGTCTACAAGGACATCAGCAGCGGCATCGCCTCGGCCGGCATCGAATATTATCTGCCGCTGTTTTTCGACGACACCGCCACGCTGTTCGACTACCTGCCGCAAGACGCGGCGCTGGCCCTGGTGGGCGACATCGACCAGGCGATCCGCCGTTTCTGGGTCGACACCCAGTCGCGCTACCGCTTCCTGAAAGCCGACCGCGAGCGCCCGATCCTGGCGCCGGAAGCGCTATTCCTCAGCGACGAGCATTTCTTTGCGCTGGCCAAGCCGTTCGGCCGCTGGGCGATCGCCAAGGATGACCAGGGGATGACGTCGGAATTGTCGGCGCCGGTGCCGAATATCGCCGTCAACCGCCGCGCCGACGACCCGCTGGCCAATTTGCGCGGCTACCTGCTGCAGCCGGGCCGGCGCGTGATGATTTGCGCCGAGTCGAACGGCCGCCGCGAAACCCTGCAACAGTATTTCACCGAATACCAGCTGGACCTGGCCCCGGTCGAAGGCTACGAGGGCTTCGCGCACGCCGATGCCAGGCTGATGCTCGGCGTGGCGCCGCTGCACGCCGGCTTTGAACTGTTCACGCCGGACGGCAACCTGGTCTTCATCACCGAAACCGAGCTGTATGCCGGTTCCGGCCGGCGCGCCGGCAAGAAAAAACAGGAAGGCGCGACCCAGGTCGAATCGATGGTGCGCGACCTGTCGGAGCTGAAGATCGGCGACCCGGTGGTGCACATCAACCACGGCATCGGGCGCTACATGGGCCTGACCAGCATGGACCTGGGCGAAGGCGAGACCGAATTCCTGCACCTGGAATACGCCAAGGACACCAAGCTGTATGTGCCGGTGTCGCAACTGCATGTGATTTCGCGCTATTCGGGCGCCTCGCCGGAAGACGCGCCGCTGCATTCGCTCGGTTCCGGCCAGTGGGAAAAGGCCAAGAAAAAGGCCGCCGACCAGGTGCGCGACACCGCTGCCGAACTGCTCAACCTGTATGCCCGGCGCGCGCTGCGCAAGGGCCACTCGTTCGACTATTCGGCGCACGACTACGAACGTTTCGCCGACAGCTTCGGCTTCGACGAAACCCCGGACCAGGCCGAGGCGATCAACAACGTCATCAAGGACATGACCTCGGGCAAGCCGATGGACCGGCTGGTGTGCGGCGACGTCGGTTTCGGCAAGACCGAAGTGGCCTTGCGGGCCGCCTTCATCGCCGTGATGGGCGGCAAGCAGGTGGCGATCCTGGCGCCGACCACGCTGCTGGCCGAACAGCATGCGCAAACCTTCGCCGACCGCTTCGCCGACTGGCCGGTGCGCATCGCCGAATTGTCGCGCTTCCGCAGCGGCAAGGAAATCACGCAAGCGTTCAAGGGCATGGCCGACGGCACGCTCGACATCGTCATCGGCACCCACAAGCTGCTGTCGGACGACGTCAAGTTTACCCGCCTGGGCCTGGTCATCATCGACGAGGAACACCGCTTCGGCGTGCGGCAGAAGGAAGCGCTGAAGGCGCTGCGCGCCGAGGTCGACGTGCTGACGCTGACCGCCACGCCGATCCCGCGCACGCTGGGCATGGCGCTGGAAGGCTTGCGCGACTTTTCGATCATCGCCACCGCGCCGCAAAAACGGCTGGCGATCAAGACCTTCGTGCGCAGCGAAAACGAATCGATCATCCGCGAAGCCTGCCTGCGCGAATTGAAGCGCGGCGGCCAGATCTACTTCCTGCACAATGAGGTGGAAACCATCCAGAACCGCATGGCGATGCTGACCGAACTGCTGCCGGAAGCGCGCATCGCGGTGGCGCACGGCCAGATGCATGAACGCGACCTGGAAAAAGTGATGCGCGACTTCGTCGCCCAGCGCTTTAACATTTTGCTGTGCACCACCATCATCGAAACCGGCATCGACGTGCCGACCGCGAACACCATCATCATGCACCGCGCCGACAAGTTCGGCCTGGCCCAATTGCACCAGCTGCGCGGCCGGGTCGGCCGTTCGCACCACCAGGCCTACGCCTATTTGCTGGTGCACGACGTGCAGGGCCTGAGCAAGCTGGCGCAGCGCCGGCTCGATGCGATCCAGCAGATGGAAGAGCTGGGCAGCGGCTTTTACCTGGCCATGCACGACCTGGAAATCCGCGGCGCCGGCGAAGTATTGGGCGACAACCAGTCCGGCGAAATGCATGAAATCGGCTTCCAGCTGTATTCCGACATGCTCAACGAGGCGGTCCGTTCGCTGAAGAACGGCAAGGAGCCGGACCTGGCCGCGCCGCTGTCGTCGACCACCGAAATCAACCTGCATACGCCGGCGCTGCTGCCGGCCGATTTCTGCGGCGACGTGCACGAGCGGCTATCGATCTACAAGCGCCTCGCCAACTGCGCGTCGCAAGACAGGATCGACGACATCCAGGAAGAATTGATCGACCGTTTCGGCAAATTGCCGGACGCCGTCAAGGCGCTGGTCGAGACGCACCGCCTGCGGATCGCCGCCAACACCGTCGGCATCGTCAAGATCGACGCCCACGGCGAGGCGGCCACGCTGCAATTCATGCCGAAGCCGCCGATCGATCCGATGCGCATCATCGAGCTGATCCAGAAAAACCGGCACATCAAGCTGCATGGCCAGGACAAGCTGAAAATCACCGCCAGCATGCCGGACCTGGCCGCCCGCGTCACGCAAATCAAGTCGGCGATCAGGCAGCTGACTGCCTGA